In Synechococcus sp. KORDI-100, a single window of DNA contains:
- a CDS encoding calcium-binding protein: MGPVDDEHSGAFIMSGYDDFLSSLDDSGTVGEVSLDEILYYGQDSDWGWSRSDYLGLYKLTDNTVLLAAARPGVSLADQDLQILGEVSSDYEPEFLTDYWIALAGWRKGTNGYDSAEGFRVVYSNGDRNGYGDQYWLQTFEFYGDDFHGPSRAIGFPEPLNSSGLSRLEELHEFDINGDGSTGRKGLNSDETPGTSVGLTPGSGNTSTSSPNKPDTSDVQGLLDQLGSIGDSGNQPITINIVNNTNTGSGNITTGDINQGNTYITFTIGTINLNMNKAIYEPGRRSDVVEGTSRDDIIAAGPGKDTLIGGRGDDYFVVGSVDEDVKKKSIDVIKDFRGGDQIVLDDQAYDAIGDDIEVAVTDSKKELKSAAKDDASIIYDQGKGKLFYDANGDKKGFGNAGGQILKLQGKPELEEDDFSYLDEKAESIDELIDAGVDSTPSTESSPDPADAAIIPVNEV; encoded by the coding sequence ATGGGCCCAGTCGATGATGAACACTCAGGTGCTTTCATTATGTCTGGGTACGACGATTTTCTGAGTAGTCTTGATGATTCAGGGACGGTCGGAGAAGTCAGCCTTGATGAAATTCTCTACTACGGCCAGGATTCTGATTGGGGCTGGAGTAGGAGTGATTACCTTGGACTTTATAAATTAACTGACAATACAGTTTTGTTGGCCGCGGCGCGGCCGGGAGTGAGCCTCGCTGATCAGGATCTTCAGATTTTGGGCGAGGTTAGTAGCGATTATGAGCCTGAGTTTTTAACTGATTATTGGATTGCTTTGGCGGGCTGGCGAAAGGGCACGAATGGATATGATTCAGCCGAAGGATTCAGGGTCGTTTATTCAAACGGAGATAGAAATGGATATGGTGATCAATATTGGTTGCAGACATTTGAATTCTATGGAGACGACTTCCATGGGCCATCGAGAGCAATTGGGTTTCCAGAGCCGCTCAATTCCTCTGGGTTAAGCCGTTTAGAAGAATTGCATGAGTTTGATATCAATGGAGACGGCTCGACTGGACGTAAAGGATTGAACAGCGACGAGACTCCTGGAACCTCTGTTGGCCTGACTCCAGGATCAGGAAACACGTCGACGTCCTCGCCCAATAAGCCTGATACGAGTGACGTGCAGGGGCTGTTGGATCAGCTGGGTTCCATCGGTGATTCTGGAAATCAGCCGATTACTATCAATATCGTTAACAACACAAATACAGGTTCTGGCAATATAACGACGGGAGATATTAATCAAGGAAATACGTATATTACTTTTACGATCGGGACCATCAACCTTAATATGAATAAGGCGATTTACGAGCCGGGTCGTAGGTCGGACGTTGTCGAAGGAACATCTCGCGACGATATTATTGCTGCAGGTCCTGGTAAAGATACGTTGATTGGAGGTCGCGGAGATGATTATTTTGTTGTCGGATCTGTAGATGAAGATGTCAAAAAGAAAAGCATTGATGTGATTAAGGACTTCAGGGGTGGTGATCAAATTGTTTTGGATGATCAAGCCTATGATGCGATCGGAGATGACATTGAAGTTGCGGTTACTGATTCAAAGAAAGAGTTGAAGAGCGCCGCCAAAGACGACGCCTCAATTATTTATGATCAAGGAAAAGGTAAATTATTTTATGATGCCAATGGCGACAAGAAAGGATTTGGTAATGCTGGCGGACAGATTCTCAAGCTGCAAGGAAAGCCAGAGCTTGAAGAAGATGATTTTTCCTACCTTGACGAAAAAGCTGAGTCGATTGACGAACTTATTGATGCTGGAGTGGATTCCACGCCATCAACAGAGTCGTCCCCTGATCCTGCTGACGCCGCAATCATTCCTGTGAACGAGGTGTGA
- a CDS encoding S8 family peptidase has translation MPIAFDVWNMQDNIDISLWKFNNKKNNWSYISESVNSGNTDEYIFALLPSGEYLLELKYKNSFIREELPSKYKVSFDAKYIAKTMKLPNDPLFDSQWHLLNTGQSLGLLDLDIRAPEAWKRQSASPNITVAVIDGGIDVEHPDLVNNIWSNQNEIPENGIDDDKNGFIDDINGWNFVENTPSVIPSEHGTHVAGIIGAEGNNNIGVSGLTWDVNMMSLDIFGDKTKYDSEDLFDAIHYAVDNSADVINMSIGYTVPFATLERFKQLSPDLYRGYIDALNYAVDRGVTLITSAGNDNSDDLNSLSLPAAFATEVPGFISVAAITDEGSIADYSNFGSQVSVAAPGGSSISNKTKIISTLPRDKGLYGGMPGTSMAAPIVSGAVALMLEKNKKLLPEDILWILDETSTKDQSLKRFVKSSGYLAVDLAVKIAGKYNSKMKDSSTTDNQQFRYNFLYGTATGDLFEVNKHNYSESGDFPSLIQFNSNHGDKILIHRKILPGFTSDTFSFDLANNKKSLQKQSETDSDFVYDRSTGNLYYNQNKEGKGWTDSSKESSLLVNIVDKPNLSESMISLVTSRKSSSISSSPNRTIPLDQHVGDTNFAKYLFNKSGRDFKINYFVDHKGLHENNASMDRGLLEYIDSTLKLLDQNTILKFDGSSHAKADLVIGASKKSQFVGINEMSWGLSVGFDFSSKPIDKLRNHYNAALEIATALGVSYLPEKSKGIYSFEDSIAAWPLSNEIADNFGITSSDFDAINHAWSVFL, from the coding sequence GTGCCTATTGCCTTTGATGTATGGAACATGCAGGACAATATCGACATAAGCCTATGGAAATTCAACAATAAAAAAAATAACTGGAGCTATATTTCTGAGTCTGTAAATAGTGGAAATACGGATGAATATATCTTTGCTTTATTGCCTTCAGGCGAGTATTTGCTGGAGCTTAAGTACAAAAATTCATTCATCAGAGAAGAGCTGCCTTCAAAATACAAAGTGAGTTTTGACGCAAAATATATAGCTAAAACAATGAAACTTCCAAATGATCCACTATTTGATTCTCAATGGCACCTACTAAACACCGGTCAAAGCTTAGGCTTATTAGATCTTGATATTCGTGCGCCTGAGGCTTGGAAAAGACAATCAGCTAGCCCGAATATCACAGTAGCAGTGATTGATGGCGGCATAGATGTGGAGCACCCGGATTTGGTTAACAATATCTGGTCAAACCAAAATGAAATTCCTGAAAACGGGATTGATGACGATAAGAATGGATTTATAGATGATATAAATGGCTGGAATTTTGTGGAGAATACTCCTTCAGTCATTCCAAGCGAACATGGTACGCATGTGGCAGGTATTATTGGTGCAGAAGGAAACAATAATATTGGCGTCTCTGGTCTTACTTGGGATGTCAATATGATGTCACTTGATATTTTTGGGGATAAAACCAAATATGACAGTGAAGATCTTTTTGATGCGATTCATTATGCGGTAGACAATAGTGCAGATGTTATCAATATGTCAATTGGATATACGGTTCCATTTGCTACTCTTGAGAGATTCAAGCAACTGTCTCCTGATTTGTATCGAGGATATATTGATGCATTGAATTATGCTGTTGATCGTGGGGTTACTCTGATAACTTCAGCTGGCAATGATAATTCTGATGATCTCAATAGTTTAAGCTTGCCAGCGGCTTTTGCAACGGAGGTACCTGGTTTTATATCTGTTGCGGCGATAACTGATGAAGGAAGCATTGCAGATTATTCTAATTTTGGCAGTCAAGTTTCAGTTGCTGCCCCTGGAGGATCCTCCATTAGCAATAAGACAAAGATAATCAGTACCTTGCCACGCGATAAAGGTTTATATGGCGGAATGCCGGGAACAAGTATGGCAGCTCCAATTGTGTCTGGAGCAGTAGCACTAATGTTAGAGAAGAACAAAAAACTACTCCCCGAAGATATCTTATGGATTTTGGATGAAACTTCTACGAAGGATCAGTCGCTCAAGAGATTTGTTAAATCATCTGGGTATTTAGCAGTTGACCTGGCAGTCAAAATTGCAGGCAAATATAATTCTAAAATGAAAGATAGTTCTACTACAGATAATCAGCAATTTAGATATAACTTTCTCTACGGCACCGCCACCGGAGATCTGTTTGAAGTGAATAAACATAATTATTCCGAATCAGGTGATTTTCCGTCTTTAATCCAATTCAACTCTAATCATGGCGATAAAATATTAATTCATCGAAAAATATTGCCAGGCTTCACTTCGGATACTTTCTCGTTTGATCTGGCTAATAACAAGAAAAGTCTTCAAAAACAGTCTGAGACAGACTCTGACTTTGTTTACGATCGAAGTACGGGTAATCTTTACTATAATCAAAATAAAGAAGGCAAAGGTTGGACTGATAGCAGTAAAGAGAGTAGCTTATTGGTGAATATTGTAGATAAACCAAATCTGAGTGAAAGTATGATTTCGTTGGTAACTAGTAGAAAGAGCAGTTCTATCAGCTCGAGCCCTAATCGAACGATACCATTGGATCAGCATGTCGGTGATACAAATTTTGCAAAGTATTTATTCAATAAATCAGGTAGAGATTTTAAGATAAACTATTTTGTTGATCACAAAGGATTGCATGAAAATAATGCGTCTATGGATCGCGGCCTGCTTGAATATATTGACAGCACATTAAAGTTGTTGGATCAAAATACAATTTTGAAGTTTGATGGTTCATCACATGCTAAGGCAGATCTTGTGATTGGAGCCAGTAAAAAATCTCAATTTGTTGGCATTAATGAGATGTCCTGGGGTCTTTCCGTGGGTTTTGATTTTAGCTCTAAGCCAATAGATAAACTACGTAATCATTACAATGCGGCCCTTGAAATTGCTACGGCACTAGGAGTATCTTATTTGCCAGAGAAGTCAAAAGGTATTTATTCATTTGAGGATTCAATCGCAGCTTGGCCACTATCAAACGAGATTGCGGACAACTTTGGCATAACAAGCAGTGATTTTGATGCTATAAATCATGCCTGGAGTGTCTTTCTCTGA
- a CDS encoding transposase, whose product MSRSPRQLPQGYSFHITLRCNSRQFLIAKGLRRDVLLAVLAKAQAKVPHRLYAVCLMANHLHLLLRPDDASELPKLMHWIGWYSAMALNRLSGRCGHFWEARYFATAISPKDHRRVLNTLRYIHANPKAAGIRKGFYDPYSNSGHYGRLECDGISEWHPSFLKLASNLKGCSRRYERFCQKYCHYAKRGAKCHWGSRMLKRLVQSSSSSRNKRNRISPGQQKLPFAFDVRLNQIPEEWHQVAVRFRRANGIRDGDRERGIWQLL is encoded by the coding sequence ATGTCACGCTCACCACGCCAGCTTCCGCAGGGCTATTCGTTTCACATCACCTTGAGGTGCAATAGCCGTCAGTTTTTGATTGCCAAAGGATTGAGGCGGGATGTGCTGCTAGCAGTGCTCGCCAAGGCACAAGCCAAGGTGCCCCATAGGTTGTATGCCGTGTGCTTGATGGCAAATCACCTGCATTTGCTTCTACGTCCTGATGATGCAAGTGAATTGCCAAAGCTGATGCATTGGATTGGCTGGTATTCAGCGATGGCTTTGAATCGCCTTTCTGGTCGTTGCGGGCACTTCTGGGAGGCTCGGTATTTCGCCACTGCGATTTCGCCTAAAGACCACAGGCGCGTGCTGAATACGTTGCGCTACATCCACGCCAATCCAAAGGCAGCAGGAATCAGGAAAGGGTTTTATGACCCCTATTCCAATTCCGGGCATTACGGAAGGTTGGAATGTGATGGCATCAGTGAGTGGCACCCAAGCTTTCTGAAATTGGCATCAAACTTGAAGGGATGCTCCAGGCGATATGAGCGGTTTTGCCAGAAGTATTGCCATTACGCCAAGCGAGGAGCTAAGTGCCATTGGGGCTCAAGGATGCTGAAGCGATTGGTTCAGAGCAGTAGTAGCAGCAGAAATAAGAGAAATCGAATATCACCAGGTCAGCAGAAATTACCTTTTGCATTTGATGTTCGGCTCAATCAAATCCCAGAGGAGTGGCATCAAGTTGCGGTGAGATTTAGACGTGCGAATGGTATCCGTGATGGTGATAGAGAACGAGGTATTTGGCAGTTGCTTTGA
- a CDS encoding cupin-like domain-containing protein, translating into MLFRVNCWIKSEKSSMKRIKAWFAIKIFKFISSYYITKKFACTWLKSCFGLNVVLKTHLSDFPASPFEISLPASSIRSLNFILLVRGITHNNKLLRSLAAKSLNRLTVYTLENFSRKNPEPLPQWDYNSSTIKELRDNFLCKERPVIIKNFPHAASQWNLDYFIKLHGDRKIIFTDSSGENFKAPLSLLGRIRSERLNLYVHNCARILHHEDFETGLNLALMKDTLESWRCREVFNLFLGAFQGSGSPLHCAPSCNVFYQIEGEKRWTLIHPNYTHLVYPALTSMNEFQGSAVPFPLADEHYEQFPLAFHCPRYSATLGPGDVLLVPQWWYHSVENLSSTSVGIATRWQHADSHLNTNYLYSLLLQNMRSFAARLKIANHSNSVKSLFDNAYKRNMENLVYDYISHDQYHSKIEYAAREAWSIESKY; encoded by the coding sequence ATGCTTTTTCGAGTAAACTGCTGGATAAAATCTGAAAAATCAAGCATGAAGAGAATTAAAGCTTGGTTCGCAATAAAAATATTCAAATTTATAAGCTCTTATTACATCACAAAGAAATTTGCCTGTACCTGGCTCAAAAGCTGCTTCGGACTAAACGTTGTACTAAAAACACATCTTAGTGATTTTCCTGCAAGTCCATTTGAGATCAGCCTTCCAGCAAGCTCGATAAGGTCCCTTAATTTTATACTGCTGGTCAGGGGAATCACGCACAATAATAAACTTTTGCGATCTCTAGCGGCAAAGAGCTTGAATCGGCTAACTGTCTATACCCTGGAAAATTTCTCGAGGAAAAACCCCGAGCCGTTGCCACAATGGGATTATAATTCTAGTACAATCAAGGAGTTGAGAGATAATTTTCTTTGCAAAGAGAGGCCTGTAATAATTAAAAACTTTCCTCACGCAGCCTCGCAATGGAATCTCGATTACTTCATCAAGTTACATGGAGATCGTAAAATAATCTTTACAGATTCTTCCGGTGAAAATTTTAAAGCTCCTTTGAGCCTACTGGGTAGAATCAGAAGCGAAAGATTAAACTTATACGTCCACAACTGCGCTAGAATATTGCACCATGAAGACTTCGAAACTGGATTAAATCTCGCTTTAATGAAAGACACTCTAGAATCCTGGAGATGCAGAGAAGTTTTTAATCTTTTTCTAGGGGCATTTCAGGGCAGTGGTTCACCCTTGCATTGCGCACCATCATGCAATGTTTTTTACCAGATCGAAGGGGAAAAGAGATGGACCCTAATTCATCCCAATTACACACATCTTGTCTACCCTGCCCTAACAAGTATGAATGAATTCCAAGGCAGTGCAGTGCCATTTCCTCTTGCTGATGAGCACTATGAACAGTTTCCGCTTGCATTTCATTGCCCACGATATTCAGCAACGTTAGGCCCTGGAGACGTGCTTTTGGTCCCACAATGGTGGTACCACTCTGTGGAAAATTTATCGAGCACATCCGTAGGGATCGCTACTCGATGGCAGCATGCTGACAGCCATCTAAATACAAATTATCTATATTCACTTCTACTGCAGAATATGCGATCTTTTGCAGCACGCTTAAAAATTGCTAATCATTCAAATTCAGTAAAAAGTCTTTTTGATAATGCCTACAAAAGAAATATGGAAAACCTTGTTTACGATTATATCTCGCATGATCAATACCACAGTAAGATCGAATATGCCGCAAGAGAAGCGTGGTCGATCGAATCAAAATACTAA
- a CDS encoding alpha-ketoglutarate-dependent dioxygenase AlkB, translating to MSWLPADEARWWRIRLMEQIDWQQPIVTLYGRRHPVPRMTSFLAADGLSYRYSGTVHQGTGWPEWFIPLLLKVSAASGTRFNGCLLNLYRSGDDRMGWHADDEPEINQAEPIASLSLGASRDFCLRLKQEAKEKHTLPLNDGDLLIMHPGCQQAWMHGVPTRRKISTSRINLTFRRFLINASNAGNK from the coding sequence ATGTCGTGGTTGCCAGCCGATGAAGCCAGATGGTGGCGGATCCGATTGATGGAACAGATCGACTGGCAGCAACCGATCGTGACGCTGTACGGGCGACGACACCCAGTCCCGCGAATGACATCGTTCCTGGCGGCCGATGGACTGAGCTACCGCTACAGCGGCACGGTGCATCAGGGCACGGGTTGGCCAGAGTGGTTCATCCCTCTGCTGTTGAAGGTGAGCGCAGCCAGCGGGACCAGGTTCAACGGATGCCTTCTCAACCTGTATCGCAGCGGTGACGACCGCATGGGTTGGCATGCCGACGACGAGCCCGAGATCAACCAGGCGGAACCGATCGCCTCACTTTCACTTGGCGCCAGCAGGGATTTTTGCCTACGCCTCAAACAAGAAGCAAAAGAAAAACACACGTTGCCTTTGAACGATGGTGATCTTCTGATCATGCATCCAGGGTGTCAGCAGGCCTGGATGCATGGCGTACCGACCCGTCGAAAAATTTCAACATCACGCATCAACCTCACCTTCAGACGTTTTCTGATAAACGCAAGCAATGCCGGAAATAAATGA
- a CDS encoding Nif11-like leader peptide family natural product precursor, with protein MTDEQLQAFLEKVKDDTELQEKFNGAADTDAVLAITKEAGFSISTADFEKAQSKLWFSISTADLECGTNLLKTPGVDPKRYKSNQILEFLAMILERGW; from the coding sequence TTGACAGATGAACAACTACAAGCCTTTCTAGAGAAGGTCAAAGATGACACTGAATTACAGGAGAAATTCAATGGCGCAGCAGATACCGATGCAGTTCTTGCAATTACGAAAGAGGCTGGGTTTAGTATCTCCACTGCCGACTTTGAGAAGGCTCAATCAAAACTTTGGTTTAGTATCTCTACTGCCGACTTGGAGTGTGGAACGAATTTGTTGAAAACTCCTGGCGTTGACCCTAAACGCTACAAATCAAATCAAATACTGGAATTCCTGGCGATGATCCTAGAACGCGGTTGGTAA
- a CDS encoding amino acid ABC transporter ATP-binding protein, whose amino-acid sequence MTVAIRATDLVKSFSPGQRALDGVCLEVRAGEVLVVMGPSGSGKSTLIRTFNGLESLNGGQLDVLGIPLDASHDPRQVREIRRRVGMVFQQFNLFPHLSVVENITLAPVKVQQRSVLEAEERAIELLDQMGISDQARKFPGQLSGGQQQRVAIARALALDPEVMLFDEPTSALDPERVKEVLDAMRQLARGGMTMVVVTHELGFAREVADRVMFMDQGRVVETSDPATFFSNAREERSRRFLSQMSA is encoded by the coding sequence ATGACCGTTGCGATTCGTGCCACCGATCTGGTGAAGAGCTTTTCACCAGGCCAGCGCGCTCTCGATGGTGTGTGCCTGGAGGTGAGGGCGGGGGAGGTGCTGGTGGTGATGGGGCCATCGGGCTCCGGTAAGAGCACCCTGATTCGAACCTTCAATGGCTTGGAAAGCCTGAACGGCGGGCAGCTGGATGTGCTGGGCATTCCCTTGGATGCCAGCCACGATCCACGGCAGGTAAGAGAGATCCGCCGACGCGTTGGCATGGTGTTTCAACAGTTCAATCTCTTCCCCCATCTCTCCGTGGTGGAGAACATCACTCTTGCGCCAGTGAAGGTGCAACAACGCAGCGTGTTGGAGGCCGAAGAGCGGGCGATTGAGTTGTTGGATCAAATGGGAATCAGCGACCAGGCGAGGAAGTTTCCAGGCCAGTTGAGCGGCGGCCAGCAGCAGCGGGTCGCGATTGCCAGGGCCCTGGCCCTTGATCCTGAGGTGATGCTCTTCGATGAACCCACCAGCGCTCTGGATCCGGAACGGGTGAAGGAGGTGCTCGACGCCATGCGTCAGCTGGCCAGGGGTGGCATGACGATGGTTGTGGTCACCCATGAGCTCGGTTTTGCTCGTGAGGTGGCGGATCGGGTGATGTTCATGGACCAGGGCCGGGTGGTTGAGACGTCGGATCCGGCGACGTTTTTCAGCAACGCCCGTGAAGAGCGCAGTCGTCGTTTTCTGAGTCAGATGAGCGCGTGA
- a CDS encoding AEC family transporter — protein sequence MLEFLKDLLPCLLIGFWLGRRYPGRSGVLATPLVRYGVPLSVMGLLLKGGLGPRVLLAAVLAAGVIGSVLLLARWIAPLRHLLHGPCGQLGCCVGNTAYFGVPAALALLPASALPITIGYDLGATLLAWSVGPLLIAGESSDGSGLWSRLLKALRGSPAVPGLIGALLVQLTPWVDRVATVLWWPSRAVILLALIVVGMRLGSLSLSTNQSDTRLPLLLPALVGKLVLFPLLLLLVGLVLGLDPVMIQAITLQGAAPTAISVLLIAEAVGRDQAIAAGLVLWSTLLALLSSPLWGYGLVVLFQGG from the coding sequence TTGCTCGAATTCCTCAAGGACCTTCTGCCTTGTCTACTGATCGGCTTCTGGCTTGGGAGGCGCTACCCGGGACGTTCCGGCGTCCTGGCAACCCCGCTTGTGCGTTATGGGGTGCCGCTCAGTGTGATGGGGCTGCTTCTCAAGGGGGGGCTGGGGCCTCGCGTTCTGCTGGCCGCTGTCCTTGCGGCGGGTGTGATCGGCAGCGTTCTCCTGCTCGCTCGATGGATCGCCCCGCTCCGCCATCTCCTGCATGGTCCCTGCGGACAGCTCGGCTGCTGCGTCGGCAACACGGCTTACTTCGGTGTCCCTGCGGCCTTGGCGCTGCTCCCAGCGTCTGCGCTGCCAATCACCATCGGCTACGACCTCGGCGCCACGTTGCTGGCCTGGTCCGTTGGCCCTTTGCTGATTGCCGGGGAGAGCAGTGATGGCAGCGGTCTATGGAGCCGATTGCTGAAGGCGCTGCGAGGTAGCCCGGCTGTGCCTGGCTTGATTGGTGCCTTGCTGGTGCAGCTCACGCCATGGGTTGACCGGGTCGCAACCGTGTTGTGGTGGCCATCTCGCGCGGTCATTCTTCTTGCCCTCATCGTTGTGGGCATGCGGCTTGGATCGCTCTCGCTGTCCACGAACCAGTCCGACACCCGACTCCCTTTGCTCCTGCCTGCCCTTGTGGGGAAACTCGTTCTCTTCCCGCTGTTGTTGCTGTTGGTCGGGCTCGTGCTCGGGCTGGATCCGGTGATGATTCAGGCGATCACGCTTCAGGGAGCGGCACCGACAGCCATTTCAGTGCTGTTGATCGCGGAAGCTGTTGGTCGCGACCAGGCGATTGCAGCCGGCCTCGTGCTGTGGAGCACGCTGTTGGCCCTCTTGAGTTCACCCTTGTGGGGATATGGCTTGGTTGTGTTGTTCCAGGGGGGCTAA
- a CDS encoding amino acid ABC transporter permease, with protein sequence MNRWLDRLISVVVLALVGWAGASLLHWLATGAAWAVVSTNLPLYAVGSYPENERWRPLLWMVLLLLLTLLTLLGPRSGLLRRALPASWMAMVPLGVVLLAGGLGLLPVPSRDWGGLGLTLLLTVGSGVLALPFGVMLALGRQSTLPVLRYASAAYIETMRAVPLIAVLFFGQLLIPLFLPVGLELNRVLRAVIAFAVFAAAYIAEDVRGGLQAIPATQVEAAAVLGLSPRQSMQLVVLPQALRIALPALTNQAVGLLQNTSLLAILGLVELLGISRSLLANPAFIGRYLEVYVWLAGVYWLVCTAMALLARHLELQLDPVRSSR encoded by the coding sequence ATGAATCGCTGGCTGGATCGCCTGATCAGTGTTGTCGTGCTCGCTCTGGTCGGCTGGGCTGGTGCATCGCTTCTTCATTGGCTGGCCACTGGAGCGGCCTGGGCTGTGGTGAGCACCAACCTGCCGTTGTATGCCGTGGGCAGTTATCCGGAGAACGAGCGCTGGCGGCCGCTGCTGTGGATGGTGCTCTTGCTGCTGTTGACGCTGCTCACCCTGCTGGGGCCCCGTTCCGGCTTGCTGCGACGCGCACTGCCCGCTTCGTGGATGGCGATGGTGCCTCTTGGGGTCGTTCTGCTGGCGGGTGGTTTGGGGCTGCTGCCCGTGCCATCGAGGGATTGGGGGGGCCTCGGCCTGACCCTGCTGCTCACGGTTGGAAGCGGTGTTCTGGCGCTGCCATTCGGGGTGATGCTGGCGCTTGGGCGGCAAAGCACCCTGCCGGTCCTGCGTTATGCCAGTGCGGCGTACATCGAAACGATGCGGGCTGTGCCCCTGATTGCCGTGTTGTTTTTTGGGCAGCTGCTGATCCCGTTGTTCCTGCCCGTTGGGCTGGAGCTCAACCGGGTGCTGCGGGCTGTGATTGCCTTTGCGGTGTTTGCAGCGGCTTACATCGCGGAGGATGTGCGCGGCGGTCTGCAGGCGATTCCAGCAACCCAGGTCGAGGCGGCTGCGGTGCTCGGCCTGTCGCCACGGCAGAGCATGCAGCTGGTTGTGCTGCCCCAGGCACTGAGAATTGCGTTGCCGGCCCTTACCAATCAGGCGGTGGGTCTGCTGCAGAACACAAGCCTGCTGGCGATTCTTGGTCTTGTGGAGCTGCTTGGCATCAGTCGCAGCCTGCTGGCCAATCCCGCCTTCATTGGCCGTTATCTGGAGGTGTATGTGTGGCTTGCCGGGGTGTACTGGCTGGTCTGCACCGCCATGGCACTGCTGGCACGCCATCTTGAGCTCCAGCTCGACCCTGTTCGCTCTTCTCGCTGA
- a CDS encoding Nif11-like leader peptide family RiPP precursor, which translates to MTEEQPQAFLEKVKDDTELQEKFNGAADTDAVLAITKEAEFSISTADFEKAQSKLWFSISTADLECGTNLLKTPGVDPKRYKSNQILEFLANLERGW; encoded by the coding sequence TTGACAGAAGAACAACCACAAGCCTTTCTAGAGAAGGTCAAAGATGACACTGAATTACAGGAGAAATTCAATGGCGCAGCAGATACCGATGCAGTTCTTGCAATTACGAAAGAGGCTGAGTTTAGTATCTCCACTGCCGACTTTGAGAAGGCTCAATCAAAACTTTGGTTTAGTATCTCTACTGCCGACTTGGAGTGTGGAACGAATTTGTTGAAAACTCCTGGCGTTGACCCTAAACGCTACAAATCAAATCAAATACTGGAATTCCTGGCGAACCTAGAACGCGGTTGGTAA
- a CDS encoding transposase — MSRSPRQLPQGYSFHITLRCNSRQFLIAKGLRRDVLLAVLAKAQAKVPHRLYAVCLMANHLHLLLRPDDASELPKLMHWIGWYSAMALNRLSGRCGHFWEATRYYATAIAPKDHRRVLNTLRYIHANPKAAGIRKGFYDPYSNYGHYGRLECDGISEWHPSFLQLASSLKGCSRRYARFCQHYRHKSKGGSRCHWGSRMLKRLVQSSSSSRNKRNRISPGQQKLPFAFDVRLNQIPEEWHQVAVRFRRANGIRDGDRERGIWQLR, encoded by the coding sequence ATGTCACGCTCACCACGCCAGCTTCCGCAGGGCTATTCGTTTCACATCACCTTGAGGTGCAATAGCCGTCAGTTTTTGATTGCCAAGGGATTGAGGCGGGATGTGCTGCTAGCAGTGCTCGCCAAGGCACAAGCCAAGGTGCCCCATAGGTTATATGCCGTGTGCTTGATGGCAAATCACCTGCATTTGCTTCTACGTCCTGATGATGCAAGTGAATTGCCAAAGCTGATGCATTGGATTGGCTGGTATTCAGCGATGGCTTTGAATCGCCTTTCTGGTCGTTGCGGGCACTTCTGGGAGGCTACTAGGTATTACGCCACTGCGATTGCGCCTAAAGACCACAGGCGCGTGCTGAATACGTTGCGCTACATCCACGCCAATCCCAAAGCAGCTGGAATCAGAAAAGGTTTTTATGATCCCTACTCCAATTACGGGCATTACGGAAGATTGGAGTGTGATGGCATCAGTGAGTGGCACCCAAGCTTTCTGCAACTGGCATCAAGCCTGAAGGGATGTTCCAGGCGATATGCACGGTTTTGCCAGCACTACCGGCATAAAAGTAAAGGTGGCTCTAGGTGCCATTGGGGCTCAAGGATGCTGAAGCGATTGGTTCAGAGCAGTAGTAGCAGCAGAAATAAGAGAAATCGAATATCACCAGGTCAGCAGAAATTACCTTTTGCATTTGATGTTCGGCTCAATCAAATCCCAGAGGAGTGGCATCAAGTTGCGGTGAGATTTAGACGTGCGAATGGTATCCGTGATGGTGATAGAGAACGAGGTATTTGGCAGTTGCGTTGA